One Streptomyces sp. NBC_00523 genomic region harbors:
- a CDS encoding ketoacyl-ACP synthase III family protein, with protein MRVEGVYISSVGVFLPRRVSAEDAVADGLYDEEVYKASGLTGTHVSDGIPALDMAVTAARQALERSGLDAEDVESHVHSGVYYQGPDGSYPPAYVLRELGVGRVPSLHIRQGCNGMLAAMEVAVGQMTGAAEVETALLTTAQNFSTPLIDRWRGFGDSYILADGAAAAVLSSEDGFAELRSVNSGTLPELEAWHRGDESLLPPQDGAGERLAVAERAALFNEREMSLAETVERIGAFDLDIVHRSLVDAGLNASDIARVIPINQDGRMIEFSVMAPLGLPMSRSSWDFGRSVGHVGAADLVISLDHLVRTGELAPGDHVLLLSQGPGWISSAGVVTIKEVPAW; from the coding sequence GTGAGAGTGGAAGGCGTGTACATCAGCTCGGTCGGGGTGTTCCTGCCCCGCCGGGTGAGTGCCGAGGACGCGGTCGCGGACGGCCTCTACGACGAGGAGGTGTACAAGGCGAGCGGTCTGACCGGCACCCATGTGTCGGACGGGATACCGGCGCTCGACATGGCGGTCACCGCCGCCCGGCAGGCACTGGAACGGTCCGGCCTGGACGCCGAGGACGTCGAGTCGCACGTGCACAGCGGCGTCTACTACCAGGGGCCCGACGGGTCCTACCCGCCCGCGTACGTCCTGCGCGAACTCGGGGTCGGCCGGGTGCCGTCGCTGCACATCCGGCAGGGCTGCAACGGCATGCTCGCCGCGATGGAGGTCGCGGTCGGGCAGATGACCGGCGCCGCCGAGGTGGAGACGGCGCTGCTGACCACCGCGCAGAACTTCTCCACCCCGCTGATCGACCGCTGGCGCGGCTTCGGCGACTCCTACATCCTCGCCGACGGGGCGGCCGCGGCCGTACTCAGCAGCGAGGACGGCTTCGCCGAGCTGCGCTCGGTCAACTCCGGGACGCTGCCCGAACTCGAGGCGTGGCACCGCGGCGACGAGTCGCTGCTGCCGCCGCAGGACGGGGCGGGCGAGCGGCTGGCCGTGGCCGAGCGGGCCGCCCTGTTCAACGAGCGGGAGATGTCGCTCGCGGAGACCGTCGAACGGATCGGCGCGTTCGACCTCGACATCGTGCACCGCTCGCTGGTCGACGCCGGGCTGAACGCCTCCGACATCGCCCGCGTCATCCCCATCAACCAGGACGGGCGCATGATCGAGTTCTCGGTCATGGCCCCCCTCGGCCTTCCGATGTCCCGCTCCAGCTGGGACTTCGGCCGCTCCGTCGGCCACGTCGGCGCCGCCGACCTGGTCATCTCCCTCGACCACCTGGTGCGCACCGGAGAGCTCGCGCCCGGTGACCACGTCCTGCTGCTCTCCCAGGGACCCGGCTGGATCAGCTCCGCCGGCGTCGTGACGATCAAGGAAGTTCCCGCATGGTGA
- a CDS encoding type I polyketide synthase — MTTATGEDARLLDYLKRMTIDLREARQHIRDLEDRHHEPIAVVGMACAYPGGVAGPDDLWDLVASGTDAVGDFPADRGWDLDALYDPDPESPGTCYTRHGGFLPGAASFDAGLFGITPKEALTIDPQQRLLLEHAWAAVEQAGVDPRSLRGSRTGVFVGVMYNDYGARLNPAPEGFEGYIGSGSAASVASGRISYTLGLHGPALTVDTACSSSLVSLHLAVQSLRRGECASALAGGVTVMATPTVFTEFARQRGLSTDGRCRSFSAEADGTGWAEGVGVLYLERLSDARKAGHPVLAVIRGSAVNQDGASNGLTAPNGPAQERVIQEALADARLTPGEIDAVEAHGTATTLGDPVEGQAIQAAYGPGREPGRPLRLGSLKSNIGHSQAAAGVGGVIKTVMALRHQLLPRTLHAENPTSHIDWSSGSVALLQEPVAWPRDPARPRRAGVSSFGISGTNAHVIVEEAPQEDERPAARDTAVAWPLAARTPKALRDQAARLAAHLHRTPTATVDVAHTLATGRTPFAHRAVLVGSEPAQLIQGLEKLARGAGAPGLTKGAPDPAAKAPLAVVFSGQGSQRPGMGAELYARFPAFAQAFDKVCAELDRHLDIPLRTVLLGEDPAVDGELVHQTAYTQAGIFAVEVALYRLLEHFGVTPDFVSGHSVGELAAAHVAGVWSLSDAAVLVAARGRLMQAQPGGGAMLAVEATAAEAEPLLAGREHEVSLAAENGPSSVVISGDPEAVREIGAAFTAQGRRTKLLKVSHAFHSPHMDGMLAEFETVAQQLIYHRPTIPVVSNLTGDVAGDELLTPGYWADHVRRPVRFASGIRRQAELGVATFLEAGPDSVLTSMITEILADTSDSARAGVIALARRDQEEPLAFLAALARLHVGGRSVHWPAATAGSAPRTVALPPYAFQHRRYWLDEVAPRVTAGPGRARTDTAVPVPADEVPEDSTPSTAARLAATPAADRPALILAAVLEVAAEVMGLDSPSEVNVETPLLELGFTSLMAVDLRNKVIESTGVDLPATVVYDHPTFEALASYVDSLMNTDRG, encoded by the coding sequence ATGACGACCGCGACCGGCGAAGACGCCAGGCTGCTCGACTACCTCAAGCGGATGACGATCGATCTGCGCGAGGCCCGGCAGCACATCAGGGACCTGGAGGACCGGCACCACGAGCCCATCGCCGTCGTCGGCATGGCCTGCGCCTACCCCGGGGGCGTCGCCGGGCCCGACGACCTCTGGGACCTGGTCGCCTCCGGCACCGACGCCGTCGGAGACTTTCCGGCCGACCGCGGCTGGGACCTCGACGCCCTCTACGACCCCGACCCCGAGTCCCCCGGCACCTGCTACACGCGCCACGGTGGCTTCCTGCCCGGAGCCGCCTCGTTCGACGCCGGGCTCTTCGGGATCACCCCCAAGGAAGCCCTCACCATCGACCCCCAGCAGCGCCTGCTGCTCGAACACGCCTGGGCGGCCGTTGAACAGGCCGGTGTCGACCCCCGGTCCCTGCGCGGCAGCCGCACCGGGGTCTTCGTCGGCGTCATGTACAACGACTACGGCGCACGGCTGAACCCCGCCCCCGAGGGCTTCGAGGGCTATATCGGCAGCGGCAGCGCCGCCAGCGTCGCCTCCGGCCGCATCTCGTACACCCTCGGCCTGCACGGTCCCGCCCTCACCGTGGACACGGCCTGCTCCTCCTCGCTGGTCTCCCTGCACCTCGCCGTCCAGTCGCTGCGCCGCGGCGAGTGCGCCTCCGCCCTCGCGGGCGGCGTCACGGTCATGGCCACCCCCACCGTCTTCACCGAGTTCGCCCGCCAACGCGGGCTGAGCACGGACGGCCGCTGCCGCTCCTTCTCCGCCGAGGCCGACGGCACCGGCTGGGCCGAGGGTGTCGGCGTCCTCTACCTCGAACGCCTCTCGGACGCCCGGAAGGCCGGGCACCCCGTCCTCGCCGTCATCCGGGGCAGCGCCGTCAACCAGGACGGCGCCAGCAACGGCCTGACCGCCCCCAACGGCCCCGCCCAGGAGCGGGTCATCCAGGAGGCCCTGGCCGACGCCCGGCTCACCCCCGGCGAGATCGACGCCGTCGAGGCCCACGGCACCGCCACCACCCTCGGCGACCCCGTCGAGGGCCAGGCCATCCAGGCCGCCTACGGCCCCGGACGGGAGCCCGGCCGCCCGCTGCGCCTCGGCTCCCTCAAGTCCAACATCGGACACAGCCAGGCCGCCGCGGGCGTCGGCGGCGTCATCAAGACCGTCATGGCCCTGCGCCACCAACTCCTGCCGCGCACCCTGCACGCCGAGAACCCGACCTCCCACATCGACTGGAGCTCCGGCAGCGTCGCCCTGCTCCAGGAACCCGTCGCCTGGCCGCGCGACCCGGCACGTCCGCGCCGCGCCGGAGTCTCCTCCTTCGGCATCAGCGGCACCAACGCCCATGTGATCGTGGAGGAGGCCCCGCAGGAGGACGAACGCCCCGCCGCACGCGACACCGCCGTCGCCTGGCCGCTCGCCGCCCGCACCCCCAAGGCGCTGCGCGACCAGGCCGCCCGCCTCGCCGCGCACCTGCACCGCACCCCCACCGCCACCGTCGACGTCGCCCACACCCTGGCCACCGGCCGCACCCCCTTCGCCCACCGGGCCGTCCTCGTCGGCAGCGAGCCCGCCCAGCTGATCCAGGGCCTGGAGAAGCTCGCCCGCGGCGCCGGTGCGCCCGGCCTCACCAAGGGCGCCCCCGACCCTGCCGCGAAGGCACCGCTGGCCGTGGTGTTCTCCGGACAGGGCTCCCAGCGGCCCGGGATGGGCGCCGAGCTGTACGCCCGCTTCCCCGCGTTCGCCCAGGCCTTCGACAAGGTCTGCGCGGAGCTCGACCGCCATCTCGACATCCCCCTGCGTACGGTGCTCCTCGGCGAGGACCCGGCGGTCGACGGCGAACTCGTCCACCAGACCGCTTACACCCAGGCGGGCATCTTCGCCGTCGAGGTGGCCCTGTACCGCCTGCTCGAACACTTCGGCGTCACCCCGGACTTCGTCTCCGGCCACTCCGTCGGCGAACTCGCGGCCGCCCATGTCGCCGGTGTCTGGTCGCTGTCCGACGCGGCGGTCCTCGTCGCCGCCCGCGGCCGCCTCATGCAGGCCCAGCCCGGCGGCGGCGCCATGCTGGCCGTCGAGGCGACCGCCGCCGAGGCGGAACCGCTCCTCGCGGGCCGGGAGCACGAGGTCTCCCTCGCCGCCGAGAACGGCCCCTCCTCCGTGGTGATCTCCGGTGACCCCGAAGCCGTACGGGAGATCGGCGCCGCCTTCACCGCGCAGGGCCGCCGCACCAAGCTGCTCAAGGTCAGCCACGCGTTCCACTCCCCGCACATGGACGGGATGCTCGCCGAGTTCGAGACCGTCGCCCAGCAGCTCATCTACCACCGGCCCACCATTCCCGTCGTCTCCAACCTCACCGGGGACGTCGCCGGGGACGAACTCCTCACCCCCGGCTACTGGGCCGACCACGTCCGCCGCCCCGTCCGCTTCGCCTCCGGCATCCGCCGGCAGGCCGAACTGGGCGTCGCCACCTTCCTGGAGGCCGGCCCGGACAGCGTCCTGACCTCGATGATCACCGAGATCCTCGCGGACACCTCCGACAGCGCCCGCGCCGGTGTCATCGCCCTGGCTCGCCGCGACCAGGAGGAGCCCCTCGCCTTCCTGGCCGCCCTGGCCCGCCTGCACGTCGGCGGCCGCTCCGTGCACTGGCCGGCCGCGACGGCCGGCTCCGCCCCCCGCACGGTCGCCCTTCCCCCGTACGCCTTCCAGCACCGCCGGTACTGGCTCGACGAGGTCGCGCCCCGGGTCACCGCCGGTCCCGGGCGCGCCCGCACCGACACCGCGGTGCCGGTGCCCGCGGACGAGGTCCCCGAGGACAGCACACCGTCCACCGCGGCCCGCCTGGCGGCGACCCCGGCGGCGGACCGCCCCGCGCTCATCCTGGCCGCCGTGCTGGAGGTCGCGGCCGAGGTGATGGGCCTCGACTCACCGTCCGAGGTGAACGTCGAGACCCCGCTGCTGGAACTGGGCTTCACCTCCCTGATGGCGGTCGACCTCCGCAACAAGGTCATCGAGTCGACCGGTGTCGACCTGCCCGCCACGGTCGTCTACGACCACCCCACTTTCGAAGCGCTGGCGAGCTATGTGGACTCGCTCATGAACACGGATCGAGGCTGA
- a CDS encoding non-ribosomal peptide synthetase, producing the protein MLTSAQTPGNGPAHAVLTAASRKEQALWLLEKLVPSGAVNNLSVVFTTEEPLGEWELQQTLDALVRRHPALRTVFHGTDGGLVKQTVPADRFAATVSTMAVAAGGTDAAVAALVARPFTFDGQPLLRAGHLQGPEGDVFCLVVHHIVFDTVSAAILLDELTRVYEAVAAGLDVPEDLATPQPALATAAPTDESLAYWREHLKGFDPSALGLDCGTEDRPDPTLTGDSVLHTLSAEAHEAVRRLQREVRAPEAVVLLAAYYLLLARHGAGPDLVVGSPANVRPAHAAGTVGYHVNTLPLRARVDMGAGFRTLAAEAREAFFGAITHADVPVDVLLPEIEHTGATWRNTVFRHLFNYVPNAGLTSFDIDGVPARRLLVENGYSKFDLEFFFLASPEEIRVRGVFYTEVLSRDDTEFLLERYDALLVALGQDPDRPLGELPLHGARDRAVIDTANATGTEVTPATLLEAVAATAAATPGAVAVEDGAHTTTYQQLWDTALADRDLLRAAGARPGDIVALAARRGPQLAAAVLGAWLAGTAYLALDPDHPAQRTAYLLEDSGAAVVLAAPGIDVAAGSAVTVEPMAAVVPATPSQGTDPTVGEPVDLPAPDATAFLIYTSGSTGKPKGTVITHRGAANVIHHFRHELGAGAADVTLWLTTFTFDISALELFLPLVTGGRIAVAPEAARSDGQALLDVLERHDVGIIQATPTTWRLIADKAGHWLAGRRGVTGGEPMPPALARRITAAGCTLRNAYAPSETTIYSTCGTVPEGATAIDIGRPMNNTRAFITDPDGRELPVGVRGELCIAGTGVALGYHGRPELTAERFATHPSYGRHYRTGDLACWLPDGRLALHGRADRQVKLRGNRIELGEVEAVLLEHPQVRGVAVVVDDEAPGGPLLVAFVEPAQDTGPAALADLLWEHARAGLPGAAVPQEFLAVDTFPTTVSQKTDYLALKRLAARLRDERGTDTGGTTHQGDELTVALIALWQQLLERTDIDADANFFAHGGHSLLGAQLVQRVEDTTGTTLAMADLYADPTPARLAARIRKTNNQ; encoded by the coding sequence AAGCAGACCGTCCCGGCCGACCGGTTCGCCGCCACCGTCAGCACCATGGCGGTCGCGGCCGGCGGCACCGACGCGGCGGTGGCCGCGCTCGTCGCCCGGCCCTTCACGTTCGACGGGCAGCCGCTGCTGCGCGCCGGGCACCTCCAGGGCCCGGAGGGGGACGTCTTCTGCCTGGTCGTCCACCACATCGTCTTCGACACCGTCTCCGCCGCGATCCTGCTCGACGAGCTCACCCGCGTCTACGAGGCCGTCGCCGCCGGTCTCGACGTGCCCGAGGACCTCGCCACCCCCCAGCCGGCCCTCGCCACCGCCGCCCCCACCGACGAGAGCCTCGCCTACTGGCGCGAGCACCTGAAGGGCTTCGACCCCTCGGCCCTCGGACTGGACTGCGGCACCGAGGACCGGCCCGACCCCACGCTGACCGGCGACTCGGTCCTGCACACCCTGTCCGCCGAGGCCCACGAGGCCGTCCGCCGCCTCCAGCGGGAGGTACGGGCCCCCGAAGCCGTCGTCCTCCTCGCCGCCTACTACCTGCTGCTCGCACGGCACGGCGCCGGGCCGGACCTCGTGGTCGGCTCGCCCGCCAACGTCCGCCCCGCCCACGCCGCCGGAACCGTCGGCTACCACGTCAACACCCTCCCCCTGCGCGCCCGGGTCGACATGGGCGCCGGCTTCCGGACCCTCGCCGCCGAGGCCCGCGAAGCCTTCTTCGGCGCCATCACCCACGCCGACGTGCCGGTGGACGTCCTGCTTCCGGAGATCGAGCACACCGGCGCGACCTGGCGCAACACCGTCTTCCGGCACCTGTTCAACTACGTGCCCAACGCCGGGCTGACCAGCTTCGACATCGACGGCGTCCCCGCCCGGCGGCTGCTCGTGGAGAACGGCTACAGCAAGTTCGACCTGGAATTCTTCTTCCTCGCCTCGCCCGAGGAGATTCGCGTCCGCGGCGTCTTCTACACCGAGGTCCTCTCCCGCGACGACACCGAGTTCCTGCTGGAACGCTACGACGCCCTGCTCGTCGCCCTGGGCCAGGACCCCGACCGCCCGCTCGGCGAACTGCCCCTGCACGGCGCGCGGGACCGGGCCGTCATCGACACCGCCAACGCCACCGGCACCGAGGTCACCCCCGCCACCCTGCTGGAGGCCGTCGCCGCCACGGCCGCCGCCACTCCCGGCGCCGTCGCCGTCGAGGACGGCGCACACACCACGACCTACCAGCAGCTGTGGGACACCGCGCTCGCCGACCGGGACCTGCTGCGCGCCGCCGGAGCCCGCCCCGGCGACATCGTCGCGCTCGCCGCCCGACGCGGCCCGCAGCTCGCCGCCGCCGTCCTCGGAGCCTGGCTGGCGGGCACCGCCTACCTCGCCCTGGACCCCGACCACCCGGCCCAGCGCACCGCCTATCTGCTGGAGGACTCCGGCGCCGCCGTGGTCCTCGCCGCGCCCGGCATCGACGTGGCCGCCGGGTCCGCCGTGACCGTGGAACCCATGGCGGCCGTGGTCCCCGCCACGCCGTCGCAGGGCACGGACCCGACCGTCGGGGAGCCGGTGGACCTCCCCGCCCCCGACGCCACCGCCTTCCTCATCTACACCTCGGGCTCCACCGGCAAGCCCAAGGGCACCGTCATCACCCACCGGGGCGCCGCCAACGTCATCCACCACTTCCGCCACGAACTGGGCGCCGGCGCCGCCGACGTGACGCTGTGGCTGACCACCTTCACCTTCGACATCTCCGCCCTGGAGCTCTTCCTCCCCCTCGTCACCGGCGGCCGGATCGCCGTCGCCCCCGAAGCGGCCCGCAGCGACGGCCAGGCCCTCCTCGACGTCCTCGAACGCCACGACGTCGGCATCATCCAGGCCACCCCCACCACCTGGCGGCTCATCGCGGACAAGGCGGGCCACTGGCTGGCCGGCCGACGCGGCGTCACCGGCGGCGAACCGATGCCGCCCGCGCTGGCCCGCCGTATCACCGCAGCCGGCTGCACCCTGCGCAACGCCTACGCCCCCTCCGAGACCACCATCTACTCCACCTGCGGCACCGTCCCCGAAGGCGCCACCGCCATCGACATCGGCCGCCCCATGAACAACACCCGGGCCTTCATCACCGACCCGGACGGGCGCGAACTGCCCGTCGGCGTCCGAGGCGAACTCTGCATCGCCGGCACCGGGGTCGCCCTCGGCTACCACGGCCGCCCCGAGCTGACCGCCGAACGCTTCGCCACCCACCCCTCATACGGCCGCCACTACCGCACCGGCGACCTCGCCTGCTGGCTCCCCGACGGGCGCCTCGCCCTGCACGGCCGGGCCGACCGCCAGGTCAAGCTGCGCGGCAACCGCATCGAACTCGGCGAGGTGGAAGCCGTACTCCTGGAGCACCCGCAGGTGCGCGGAGTGGCCGTCGTCGTCGACGACGAAGCCCCCGGCGGGCCGCTGCTCGTCGCCTTCGTCGAGCCCGCCCAGGACACCGGCCCGGCCGCCCTCGCCGACCTGCTGTGGGAACACGCCCGGGCCGGCCTGCCCGGCGCCGCCGTGCCCCAGGAATTCCTGGCCGTCGACACGTTCCCGACCACCGTCAGCCAGAAGACCGACTACCTGGCCCTCAAGCGCCTCGCCGCCCGGCTCCGCGACGAACGCGGCACGGACACCGGCGGCACCACCCACCAGGGCGACGAGCTCACCGTCGCGCTCATCGCCCTCTGGCAGCAGCTCCTGGAACGCACGGACATCGACGCCGACGCCAACTTCTTCGCGCACGGCGGTCACTCGCTGCTCGGCGCCCAGCTCGTCCAACGGGTCGAGGACACCACCGGAACAACCCTCGCCATGGCCGACCTGTACGCCGACCCGACACCTGCCCGGCTCGCGGCCCGCATCCGCAAGACGAACAACCAGTGA